One Salmo salar chromosome ssa01, Ssal_v3.1, whole genome shotgun sequence DNA window includes the following coding sequences:
- the rab36 gene encoding ras-related protein Rab-36 isoform X4 yields the protein MLAARDSSERFFLAATTEQLTRIRRPPHSLTIMQEMRNGMMHFPPPVSRDRVISKFPKCYTPQACLQIKEDWDTRAKAACKERADRHQGWDRLKMSKAVVVGDLNVGKTCLINRFCKDVFDRDYKATIGVDFEIERFELSGAPFSLQIWDTAGQEKFKCIASAYYRGAQVIITVFDMADIKSLEHSWQWLDEAMRENEPGSCSVFLVGTKSDLLAPEERRRTERDAIKIATKMKAEFWSVSAKTGENVQGFFFRVASLAFEDSVLKDMERGITSTRIGGGDSIKSDRANLEEPQSKAVNTNCC from the exons ATGCTTGCAGCTCGAGATTCAAGTGAACGATTTTTTTTAGCAGCAACGACGGAACAGTTGACAAGAATCC GCAGACCACCACACAGCCTTACCATAATGCAGGAGATGAGGAACGGGATGATGCACTTCCCACCACCTGTAAGCAGAGACAGGGTCATATCCAAGTTCCCAAAG TGTTATACTCCACAGGCCTGTCTGCAGATTAAGGAGGACTGGGATACCAGGGCCAAGGCTGCCTGCAAAGAAAGAGCCGACAGGCATCAGGG ATGGGACAGACTGAAGATGTCTAAAGCAGTGGTTGTTGGTGACCTTAATGTGGGCAAGACCTGCCTAATAAACCG GTTCTGCAAAGATGTATTTGACAGAGACTACAAGGCTACCATAGGAGTGGACTTTGAGATTGAGAGGTTTGAGCTCTCAGGAGCTCCATTCTCCCTTCAGAT ctGGGACACAGCTGGCCAGGAAAAATTCAAATGCATCGCTTCAGCATACTACAGAGGAGCTCAAG TGATAATCACAGTATTTGACATGGCAGACATTAAGAGCTTGGAGCACTCATG GCAGTGGTTAGATGAGGCCATGAGGGAGAATGAACCTGGCTCCTGTTCTGTTTTCCTGGTTGGAACCAAGAGTGACCTACTT GCTCCAGAGGAGCGCCGGAGGACTGAGAGAGACGCCATCAAGATAGCAACTAAAATGAAAGCTGAGTTTTGGTCTGTTTCGGCCAAGACAG GGGAGAACGTGCAGGGGTTCTTCTTCCGGGTGGCATCTCTGGCCTTTGAAGACTCTGTACTGaaggacatggagagagggatCACCTCCACTCGAATTGGAGGAGGAGACAGCATCA AATCTGACAGAGCCAACCTGGAGGAGCCCCAGTCCAAAGCAGTGAATACGAATTGCTGCTGA
- the rab36 gene encoding ras-related protein Rab-36 isoform X3, with protein sequence MLAARDSSERFFLAATTEQLTRIRFSFTGRPPHSLTIMQEMRNGMMHFPPPVSRDRVISKFPKCYTPQACLQIKEDWDTRAKAACKERADRHQGWDRLKMSKAVVVGDLNVGKTCLINRFCKDVFDRDYKATIGVDFEIERFELSGAPFSLQIWDTAGQEKFKCIASAYYRGAQVIITVFDMADIKSLEHSWQWLDEAMRENEPGSCSVFLVGTKSDLLAPEERRRTERDAIKIATKMKAEFWSVSAKTGENVQGFFFRVASLAFEDSVLKDMERGITSTRIGGGDSIKSDRANLEEPQSKAVNTNCC encoded by the exons ATGCTTGCAGCTCGAGATTCAAGTGAACGATTTTTTTTAGCAGCAACGACGGAACAGTTGACAAGAATCC GATTCTCGTTCACAGGCAGACCACCACACAGCCTTACCATAATGCAGGAGATGAGGAACGGGATGATGCACTTCCCACCACCTGTAAGCAGAGACAGGGTCATATCCAAGTTCCCAAAG TGTTATACTCCACAGGCCTGTCTGCAGATTAAGGAGGACTGGGATACCAGGGCCAAGGCTGCCTGCAAAGAAAGAGCCGACAGGCATCAGGG ATGGGACAGACTGAAGATGTCTAAAGCAGTGGTTGTTGGTGACCTTAATGTGGGCAAGACCTGCCTAATAAACCG GTTCTGCAAAGATGTATTTGACAGAGACTACAAGGCTACCATAGGAGTGGACTTTGAGATTGAGAGGTTTGAGCTCTCAGGAGCTCCATTCTCCCTTCAGAT ctGGGACACAGCTGGCCAGGAAAAATTCAAATGCATCGCTTCAGCATACTACAGAGGAGCTCAAG TGATAATCACAGTATTTGACATGGCAGACATTAAGAGCTTGGAGCACTCATG GCAGTGGTTAGATGAGGCCATGAGGGAGAATGAACCTGGCTCCTGTTCTGTTTTCCTGGTTGGAACCAAGAGTGACCTACTT GCTCCAGAGGAGCGCCGGAGGACTGAGAGAGACGCCATCAAGATAGCAACTAAAATGAAAGCTGAGTTTTGGTCTGTTTCGGCCAAGACAG GGGAGAACGTGCAGGGGTTCTTCTTCCGGGTGGCATCTCTGGCCTTTGAAGACTCTGTACTGaaggacatggagagagggatCACCTCCACTCGAATTGGAGGAGGAGACAGCATCA AATCTGACAGAGCCAACCTGGAGGAGCCCCAGTCCAAAGCAGTGAATACGAATTGCTGCTGA
- the rab36 gene encoding ras-related protein Rab-36 isoform X5, with the protein MQEMRNGMMHFPPPVSRDRVISKFPKCYTPQACLQIKEDWDTRAKAACKERADRHQGWDRLKMSKAVVVGDLNVGKTCLINRFCKDVFDRDYKATIGVDFEIERFELSGAPFSLQIWDTAGQEKFKCIASAYYRGAQVIITVFDMADIKSLEHSWQWLDEAMRENEPGSCSVFLVGTKSDLLAPEERRRTERDAIKIATKMKAEFWSVSAKTGENVQGFFFRVASLAFEDSVLKDMERGITSTRIGGGDSIKSDRANLEEPQSKAVNTNCC; encoded by the exons ATGCAGGAGATGAGGAACGGGATGATGCACTTCCCACCACCTGTAAGCAGAGACAGGGTCATATCCAAGTTCCCAAAG TGTTATACTCCACAGGCCTGTCTGCAGATTAAGGAGGACTGGGATACCAGGGCCAAGGCTGCCTGCAAAGAAAGAGCCGACAGGCATCAGGG ATGGGACAGACTGAAGATGTCTAAAGCAGTGGTTGTTGGTGACCTTAATGTGGGCAAGACCTGCCTAATAAACCG GTTCTGCAAAGATGTATTTGACAGAGACTACAAGGCTACCATAGGAGTGGACTTTGAGATTGAGAGGTTTGAGCTCTCAGGAGCTCCATTCTCCCTTCAGAT ctGGGACACAGCTGGCCAGGAAAAATTCAAATGCATCGCTTCAGCATACTACAGAGGAGCTCAAG TGATAATCACAGTATTTGACATGGCAGACATTAAGAGCTTGGAGCACTCATG GCAGTGGTTAGATGAGGCCATGAGGGAGAATGAACCTGGCTCCTGTTCTGTTTTCCTGGTTGGAACCAAGAGTGACCTACTT GCTCCAGAGGAGCGCCGGAGGACTGAGAGAGACGCCATCAAGATAGCAACTAAAATGAAAGCTGAGTTTTGGTCTGTTTCGGCCAAGACAG GGGAGAACGTGCAGGGGTTCTTCTTCCGGGTGGCATCTCTGGCCTTTGAAGACTCTGTACTGaaggacatggagagagggatCACCTCCACTCGAATTGGAGGAGGAGACAGCATCA AATCTGACAGAGCCAACCTGGAGGAGCCCCAGTCCAAAGCAGTGAATACGAATTGCTGCTGA